Proteins from a genomic interval of Nasonia vitripennis strain AsymCx chromosome 3, Nvit_psr_1.1, whole genome shotgun sequence:
- the LOC100680288 gene encoding uncharacterized protein LOC100680288 isoform X2, which produces MGMFLLISPEDVIETVCEHQDYTEHMTQRSRRNIGQLATSTPLARRSIFRPKSPTDRPFKCPKLNRCKLYQWRAIDSIRKTKSSEVPAKHHLVDNNWQSRTETASTPHLVDNDEKSGSINEEKLKHERQQRTRLNRSAICFDNIRWICAFLNSVILILSVLYFGSALAFTFSENILLLVMKNKVYISLVASFYIVSFLLWMIAISGFYVLWKISRKIKMHACLTLAFGILILSTIFFQNSTQQSIESDVETQMRSSLKSDNEDFGKDGWDYFHNTFKCCGVTGFLDWCHRENSKINETQTESFLGTYFCSIPSSCCARYINEYKNSHENKLESCTELLEMGRIRNTGCVDAVKKEIYHLGKMYKIITGGASGTLVLLSIMSVALFSRLIR; this is translated from the exons ATGGGGATGTTCCTGCT CATCTCTCCTGAAGATGTAATTGAAACAGTGTGTGAACATCAAGATTACACTGAGCATATGACCCAAAGATCGCGTAGAAATATAGGACAA CTAGCCACCTCAACTCCGTTAGCCCGGAGATCAATTTTCCGCCCGAAATCTCCGACGGATCGACCATTCAAATGTCCCAAACTAAATAGATGCAAGTTGTATCAGTGGCGTGCAATAGATTCCATTCGAAAGACAAAATCTTCTGAAGTACCCGCAA AGCATCACCTTGTAGATAACAACTGGCAGTCAAGAACAGAAACTGCCTCGACACCACATCTCGTTGACAACGATGAAAAAAGTGGGAGTATAAACGAGGAAAAACTGAAGCATGAACGACAGCAGAGAACCCGTTTAAATCGTTCTGCCATATGTTTTGATAATATAAGATGGATCTGCGCATTCTTAAACAGTGTCATTTTG ATTTTAAGTGTCCTGTACTTTGGAAGTGCACTGGCTTTCACTTTCTCAgagaatattttattactaGTTATGAAAAACAAAGTGTACATCTCTTTGGTAGCTTCATTCTACATAGTTTCATTTCTTTTGTGGATGATAGCGATCAGCGGTTTTTATGTTTTATGGAAAATAtctcgaaaaatcaaaatg catgcttgtttaacattggCATTTGGTATACTGATTCTATCaacgatattttttcaaaattcaactCAGCAAAGCATCGAGTCTGACGTTGAAACGCAGATGCGCTCTTCATTGAAATCTGATAATGAAGATTTTGGTAAAGACGGTTGGGATTATTTTCACAATACG TTCAAATGTTGTGGCGTTACTGGCTTTTTGGACTGGTGCCATCGAgagaattccaaaatcaacgagacACAAACAGAAAGCTTCTTAGGAACTTATTTTTGTTCTATACCAAGTTCTTGCTGTGCGCGTTATATCAATGAGTACAAGAATTCTCATGAAAACAA GTTGGAATCTTGCACTGAGCTATTGGAAATGGGAAGAATCCGCAACACAGGTTGCGTCGACgccgtaaaaaaagaaatttatcaCTTaggaaaaatgtataaaataataacaggTGGAGCCAGTGGAACATTG GTACTTTTATCGATCATGTCAGTAGCACTCTTTTCTCGCTTAATAAGGTGA
- the LOC100680288 gene encoding uncharacterized protein LOC100680288 isoform X1, with protein sequence MQMNNLKIINEDGDVPAVSPLPSNKATAKPIISPEDVIETVCEHQDYTEHMTQRSRRNIGQLATSTPLARRSIFRPKSPTDRPFKCPKLNRCKLYQWRAIDSIRKTKSSEVPAKHHLVDNNWQSRTETASTPHLVDNDEKSGSINEEKLKHERQQRTRLNRSAICFDNIRWICAFLNSVILILSVLYFGSALAFTFSENILLLVMKNKVYISLVASFYIVSFLLWMIAISGFYVLWKISRKIKMHACLTLAFGILILSTIFFQNSTQQSIESDVETQMRSSLKSDNEDFGKDGWDYFHNTFKCCGVTGFLDWCHRENSKINETQTESFLGTYFCSIPSSCCARYINEYKNSHENKLESCTELLEMGRIRNTGCVDAVKKEIYHLGKMYKIITGGASGTLVLLSIMSVALFSRLIR encoded by the exons ATGCAGatgaacaatttaaaaataattaacgaaGATGGGGATGTTCCTGCTGTAAGTCCATTGCCTTCTAATAAAGCAACAGCGAAACCAAT CATCTCTCCTGAAGATGTAATTGAAACAGTGTGTGAACATCAAGATTACACTGAGCATATGACCCAAAGATCGCGTAGAAATATAGGACAA CTAGCCACCTCAACTCCGTTAGCCCGGAGATCAATTTTCCGCCCGAAATCTCCGACGGATCGACCATTCAAATGTCCCAAACTAAATAGATGCAAGTTGTATCAGTGGCGTGCAATAGATTCCATTCGAAAGACAAAATCTTCTGAAGTACCCGCAA AGCATCACCTTGTAGATAACAACTGGCAGTCAAGAACAGAAACTGCCTCGACACCACATCTCGTTGACAACGATGAAAAAAGTGGGAGTATAAACGAGGAAAAACTGAAGCATGAACGACAGCAGAGAACCCGTTTAAATCGTTCTGCCATATGTTTTGATAATATAAGATGGATCTGCGCATTCTTAAACAGTGTCATTTTG ATTTTAAGTGTCCTGTACTTTGGAAGTGCACTGGCTTTCACTTTCTCAgagaatattttattactaGTTATGAAAAACAAAGTGTACATCTCTTTGGTAGCTTCATTCTACATAGTTTCATTTCTTTTGTGGATGATAGCGATCAGCGGTTTTTATGTTTTATGGAAAATAtctcgaaaaatcaaaatg catgcttgtttaacattggCATTTGGTATACTGATTCTATCaacgatattttttcaaaattcaactCAGCAAAGCATCGAGTCTGACGTTGAAACGCAGATGCGCTCTTCATTGAAATCTGATAATGAAGATTTTGGTAAAGACGGTTGGGATTATTTTCACAATACG TTCAAATGTTGTGGCGTTACTGGCTTTTTGGACTGGTGCCATCGAgagaattccaaaatcaacgagacACAAACAGAAAGCTTCTTAGGAACTTATTTTTGTTCTATACCAAGTTCTTGCTGTGCGCGTTATATCAATGAGTACAAGAATTCTCATGAAAACAA GTTGGAATCTTGCACTGAGCTATTGGAAATGGGAAGAATCCGCAACACAGGTTGCGTCGACgccgtaaaaaaagaaatttatcaCTTaggaaaaatgtataaaataataacaggTGGAGCCAGTGGAACATTG GTACTTTTATCGATCATGTCAGTAGCACTCTTTTCTCGCTTAATAAGGTGA
- the LOC100680288 gene encoding uncharacterized protein LOC100680288 isoform X3, translating to MTQRSRRNIGQLATSTPLARRSIFRPKSPTDRPFKCPKLNRCKLYQWRAIDSIRKTKSSEVPAKHHLVDNNWQSRTETASTPHLVDNDEKSGSINEEKLKHERQQRTRLNRSAICFDNIRWICAFLNSVILILSVLYFGSALAFTFSENILLLVMKNKVYISLVASFYIVSFLLWMIAISGFYVLWKISRKIKMHACLTLAFGILILSTIFFQNSTQQSIESDVETQMRSSLKSDNEDFGKDGWDYFHNTFKCCGVTGFLDWCHRENSKINETQTESFLGTYFCSIPSSCCARYINEYKNSHENKLESCTELLEMGRIRNTGCVDAVKKEIYHLGKMYKIITGGASGTLVLLSIMSVALFSRLIR from the exons ATGACCCAAAGATCGCGTAGAAATATAGGACAA CTAGCCACCTCAACTCCGTTAGCCCGGAGATCAATTTTCCGCCCGAAATCTCCGACGGATCGACCATTCAAATGTCCCAAACTAAATAGATGCAAGTTGTATCAGTGGCGTGCAATAGATTCCATTCGAAAGACAAAATCTTCTGAAGTACCCGCAA AGCATCACCTTGTAGATAACAACTGGCAGTCAAGAACAGAAACTGCCTCGACACCACATCTCGTTGACAACGATGAAAAAAGTGGGAGTATAAACGAGGAAAAACTGAAGCATGAACGACAGCAGAGAACCCGTTTAAATCGTTCTGCCATATGTTTTGATAATATAAGATGGATCTGCGCATTCTTAAACAGTGTCATTTTG ATTTTAAGTGTCCTGTACTTTGGAAGTGCACTGGCTTTCACTTTCTCAgagaatattttattactaGTTATGAAAAACAAAGTGTACATCTCTTTGGTAGCTTCATTCTACATAGTTTCATTTCTTTTGTGGATGATAGCGATCAGCGGTTTTTATGTTTTATGGAAAATAtctcgaaaaatcaaaatg catgcttgtttaacattggCATTTGGTATACTGATTCTATCaacgatattttttcaaaattcaactCAGCAAAGCATCGAGTCTGACGTTGAAACGCAGATGCGCTCTTCATTGAAATCTGATAATGAAGATTTTGGTAAAGACGGTTGGGATTATTTTCACAATACG TTCAAATGTTGTGGCGTTACTGGCTTTTTGGACTGGTGCCATCGAgagaattccaaaatcaacgagacACAAACAGAAAGCTTCTTAGGAACTTATTTTTGTTCTATACCAAGTTCTTGCTGTGCGCGTTATATCAATGAGTACAAGAATTCTCATGAAAACAA GTTGGAATCTTGCACTGAGCTATTGGAAATGGGAAGAATCCGCAACACAGGTTGCGTCGACgccgtaaaaaaagaaatttatcaCTTaggaaaaatgtataaaataataacaggTGGAGCCAGTGGAACATTG GTACTTTTATCGATCATGTCAGTAGCACTCTTTTCTCGCTTAATAAGGTGA